Part of the Candidatus Acidiferrales bacterium genome is shown below.
CAACATGGTTTTAGGGCGGCGGTTGCCCGGCGTGCTTGGCGACTGTAGGACGCGAAGATTAACTGATTGGGGGAATTCGCGAAGGGCAGCGCGAGTCGGACGGTTGGAGCCTTGATACTTACAATGTTCCCCAGGGGTAAGCACAAAAAAAGAATGCCGTGTCGAAAAGTCCTGGCAGCGTTTTTTGAGCAAATGCTGTTGCCCGGGCAGCATCCAAGACCCTTTGCACCAAGTCGCTTGGGGAAGCTGAGAAATGCTCTCATTTAATAATGTGCAAGACGCTAAAGGAGTGTGCCCATCCACACTTTTTCTTGAGGCTCGTTTCTCGAGGCTGGCCATTGCGGGCCATCCTTTGCCATCCCTCTTGACTATTCGCCTTTTATTCGCCTATGATAGCCGGTGCGGTAATATCGGGCGTCGCTCGATATCAGTGCCGGCCCGGAGGCCGGCGCTACGAGACCGCTCGAAGTGGAGCAAGCCATGGCACTGACCAAGCGGCAAAAGCAGGTGCTCGACTATCTCGTGAGCTTCCTTGACCGGCACGGCTATTCGCCGAGCTTCGAAGAGATTGGCAAATCGCTCCGGCTGAATTCGCTGGCCACCGTCCACAAGCATATTTCGATCCTCGAGAAGAAGGGATTCATCCGCCGGGGCTACAACCAGAGCCGTTCCATTGAAGTCGTCGCCCTGCCGCAATCGGTCAAGCTGAGCGTGGCGCAACGCCTGACGACCGAGCTTCCCTTGATGGGTCGCATCGCCGCTGGCCGGCCGCTCGAAGCCGTTGCCCAACCGGAAACCATATCGCTGGGCGACTTCACCCGCTCGAAGAATGTCTTTGTCCTCCAGGTCAAAGGCGACTCGATGGTCGAGGACCACATCCTGGACGGCGACTATGTCCTGGTCGAGCAGAGCGAGACGGCCAACACCGGAGAAATTATTGTGGCACTGGTGGGCAACGAGGAAGCCACTCTCAAGCGCTTTTTCCGCGAACCCGCCGGGAAGATTCGCCTGCAACCGGC
Proteins encoded:
- the lexA gene encoding transcriptional repressor LexA, with the translated sequence MALTKRQKQVLDYLVSFLDRHGYSPSFEEIGKSLRLNSLATVHKHISILEKKGFIRRGYNQSRSIEVVALPQSVKLSVAQRLTTELPLMGRIAAGRPLEAVAQPETISLGDFTRSKNVFVLQVKGDSMVEDHILDGDYVLVEQSETANTGEIIVALVGNEEATLKRFFREPAGKIRLQPANAQMEPIVLPGRDVKIQGRVIGILRKY